Proteins from a genomic interval of Candidatus Bealeia paramacronuclearis:
- a CDS encoding IS5 family transposase, which translates to MSFLNREARERLKNSQLIQAFSLIDWESVKQNMGKLGRSGYGPNGYVPVNLLKALILQAWHSLSDEGLEEALRVRLDFMVITGLEKVPDHTTLCRFRNLLISQNLWEYLLAMINYQLEQKGLKVKESQGAIIDATLIESAARPRKEMEGMAVDREEDKEYAVEEQVTLSKDPDATWLKKGKRSYFGYKGFMVIDQEDGYIDQVHVTPAHVSEVRELEEVVKKRRDKRLYGDKGYASQGNKDLLRSKGIKNGLMEKAKRNKPLTHWQKVFNRMISKIRYRVEQGFGTLKRKFKFTRASYFTTPKVQGQMALKAIAFNLLKATNKVAYG; encoded by the coding sequence AGAGAGCGTTTAAAGAACAGTCAACTTATCCAAGCTTTTAGCCTTATCGACTGGGAGAGTGTAAAGCAAAATATGGGGAAACTAGGAAGATCTGGCTATGGCCCCAATGGGTACGTACCAGTCAATTTACTGAAGGCGTTGATTTTGCAGGCTTGGCATAGCTTAAGCGATGAGGGGTTGGAAGAAGCCTTGAGGGTTCGGTTGGACTTTATGGTCATCACGGGGTTGGAAAAGGTGCCTGATCATACGACGCTCTGTCGATTTCGCAACTTGTTGATCAGTCAAAACCTTTGGGAATACCTCCTTGCAATGATCAATTATCAACTAGAACAAAAGGGATTAAAAGTGAAAGAATCCCAAGGAGCGATTATAGATGCGACGCTTATCGAATCAGCGGCACGTCCTCGGAAAGAAATGGAGGGGATGGCTGTTGATCGTGAAGAAGACAAGGAATATGCTGTTGAAGAGCAGGTAACCCTTTCCAAAGATCCAGATGCCACATGGCTTAAGAAGGGGAAACGGAGCTATTTTGGGTACAAAGGCTTTATGGTCATTGACCAGGAGGACGGATATATTGATCAGGTTCACGTGACGCCTGCGCATGTCTCTGAAGTGAGAGAGTTGGAAGAGGTTGTGAAGAAGCGTCGAGATAAGAGGCTTTATGGAGACAAAGGGTATGCTTCCCAAGGAAACAAAGACTTGCTGAGGTCTAAGGGGATTAAGAACGGGTTGATGGAGAAAGCGAAAAGAAATAAGCCCTTAACCCATTGGCAAAAAGTATTTAACCGGATGATTTCGAAGATTCGATATAGGGTGGAACAAGGATTTGGAACCTTAAAACGAAAATTCAAATTCACGAGAGCATCCTATTTTACAACACCCAAAGTTCAAGGACAAATGGCCCTAAAAGCCATAGCCTTTAACCTCTTAAAGGCCACAAATAAGGTTGCTTATGGATAA